In Plodia interpunctella isolate USDA-ARS_2022_Savannah chromosome 17, ilPloInte3.2, whole genome shotgun sequence, one genomic interval encodes:
- the LOC128676958 gene encoding AMP deaminase 2-like isoform X4 encodes MLYRPHIKWHKVPVSGRPRTLTREITTTQSLESEDLREPFLAGVHLDPWACPQPPDRKYVSCWKNGVVHLFRCQEDADKDERALPFDYVPFKQYVEDMDRLGDMIADGPLKSFCFRRLSYLSSKFKMHVLLNEIHEQALQKAVPHRDFYNVRKVDTHIHAASCMNQKHLLRFIKRTLRQNANEIVAIQNGAPVTLKTVFENMKLDAYDLNVDILDVHADRNTFHRFDRFNAKYNPVGESSLREVFLKTDNYMNGTYFANIIKEVIADLADNKYTYVEPRISIYCKNKNEWTKLATWAVHNNVHSPHLRWLVQVPRLYDIYRIKKLLKNFQEFLSNLFDPLFEVSINPTSNPDLHKFLTQLIGFDSVDDESKPENPNLMEHTKPPEEWDDEENPPYNYYVYYMYANMSVLNKLRTEQGLNTFVFRPHCGEAGPANHLNAGFLLAQNISHGLMLRKTPAQQYLYYLSQIFIAMSPLSNNSLFLRYHRNPMPDYFARGLPVTLSTDDPLQFHFTKEPLMEEYSIAAQAWKLSQCDMCELARNSVLQSGFPHEMKQYWLGEEYMHEGPAGNDITRTNVPNVRIAFRYDTLIDELDTLFQAREE; translated from the exons atgctgtaccgacctCACATAAAGTGGCataagg TGCCAGTATCAGGAAGACCGAGAACGCTTACGCGAGAAATCACGACCACACAGTCTCTGGAGAGTGAAGACCTGCGAGAACCCTTTTTAGCAG GGGTACATTTGGACCCATGGGCGTGCCCTCAGCCACCAGACCGGAAGTACGTTTCCTGCTGGAAGAACGGCGTCGTTCACCTGTTCCGGTGCCAGGAGGACGCAGACAAAGATGAACGAGCCTTGCCCTTCGACTACGTGCCCTTCAAACAATACGTTGAGGATATGGACAGGCTAGGGGACATGATTGCTGATGGACCACT AAAGTCCTTCTGCTTCCGCCGGCTGAGCTACCTCTCCTCCAAGTTCAAGATGCACGTCCTCCTGAACGAGATACACGAACAGGCGCTGCAGAAAGCTGTGCCGCACAGAGATTTTTACAACGTCAG AAAAGTGGACACGCACATCCACGCCGCCTCCTGCATGAACCAGAAGCACCTCCTCCGCTTCATCAAGAGGACTCTCCGTCAGAACGCGAATGAGATCGTGGCTATACAGAACGGTGCGCCGGTCACCTTGAAGACCGTGTTTGAAAACATGAAGCTGGACGCGTACGATCTCAATGTGGATATCTTAGATGTCCACGCG GATCGCAATACATTCCACCGCTTCGACAGATTCAACGCGAAGTACAATCCTGTTGGCGAGAGCAGCCTCAGGGAGGTGTTCCTCAAGACGGACAATTATATGAATGGCACTTACTTTGCTAATATCATCAAG GAAGTGATAGCAGACCTagcagataataaatatacatatgtggAGCCGAGAATCTCGATCTACTGCAAGAACAAGAACGAGTGGACCAAGCTGGCGACCTGGGCCGTCCACAACAACGTGCACTCCCCGCACCTGAGGTGGCTGGTCCAGGTGCCGAGACTTTA TGATATCTACCGCATCAAGAAGCTCCTGAAGAATTTCCAAGAGTTCCTGAGTAACCTGTTTGACCCGCTGTTCGAAGTCTCCATCAACCCGACCTCTAACCctgatttacataaatttctCACG CAACTGATCGGCTTCGACAGCGTGGACGACGAGTCCAAACCAGAGAACCCCAACCTGATGGAGCACACGAAGCCTCCTGAGGAGTGGGACGATGAAGAAAACCCACCATATAACTACTACGTCTACTATATGTACGCGAACATGTCCGTGCTGAACAAACTGAGGAC CGAGCAAGGACTGAACACGTTCGTGTTCCGGCCACACTGTGGCGAGGCTGGGCCGGCCAACCACCTCAACGCTGGGTTCCTGCTGGCACAGAACATCTCCCACGGGTTAATGCTGCGAAAG acgCCCGCGCAGCAGTACCTCTACTATCTCTCCCAAATATTCATCGCGATGTCCCCTCTGAGCAACAACTCGCTGTTTCTGCGATACCACCGGAACCCGATGCCAGATTACTTTGCCAGAGGGCTGCCGGTCACCCTCAGTACTGACGACCCACTGCAGTTCCACTTCACAAAG GAGCCTCTGATGGAGGAGTACAGCATCGCTGCGCAGGCGTGGAAGCTGAGCCAGTGCGACATGTGCGAACTGGCGAGGAACTCCGTGCTGCAGTCAGGGTTTCCTCATGAG ATGAAGCAGTACTGGCTGGGTGAAGAGTACATGCACGAAGGTCCGGCCGGCAACGACATCACGCGAACCAACGTGCCAAATGTGAGAATCGCATTCCGCTACGACACGCTCATCGATGAACTCGACACGCTGTTCCAGGCCAGAGAGGAGTGA
- the LOC128676958 gene encoding AMP deaminase 2-like isoform X1, translating into MADKAQNSTKKERKTVHKEGQNSKEHKEYKKWTKPHFSKSATTVSMSTAERSIRAEPYHRVNKSPVGMHNTGVPLEDLIRSAGLLIQALNMRRYYMDMSCQSISSELRRYLADHRIPQIERHNSSYWATDAHNALLRIGSDTVERYLEMTAVASEGMLRPLPSTILTPHVSNMLLPVSGRPRTLTREITTTQSLESEDLREPFLAGVHLDPWACPQPPDRKYVSCWKNGVVHLFRCQEDADKDERALPFDYVPFKQYVEDMDRLGDMIADGPLKSFCFRRLSYLSSKFKMHVLLNEIHEQALQKAVPHRDFYNVRKVDTHIHAASCMNQKHLLRFIKRTLRQNANEIVAIQNGAPVTLKTVFENMKLDAYDLNVDILDVHADRNTFHRFDRFNAKYNPVGESSLREVFLKTDNYMNGTYFANIIKEVIADLADNKYTYVEPRISIYCKNKNEWTKLATWAVHNNVHSPHLRWLVQVPRLYDIYRIKKLLKNFQEFLSNLFDPLFEVSINPTSNPDLHKFLTQLIGFDSVDDESKPENPNLMEHTKPPEEWDDEENPPYNYYVYYMYANMSVLNKLRTEQGLNTFVFRPHCGEAGPANHLNAGFLLAQNISHGLMLRKTPAQQYLYYLSQIFIAMSPLSNNSLFLRYHRNPMPDYFARGLPVTLSTDDPLQFHFTKEPLMEEYSIAAQAWKLSQCDMCELARNSVLQSGFPHEMKQYWLGEEYMHEGPAGNDITRTNVPNVRIAFRYDTLIDELDTLFQAREE; encoded by the exons ATGGCGGACAAAGCGCAAAATAGCACaaaaaaagaaaggaaaaCTGTACACAAGGAAGGTCAGAATAGTAAAGAacataaagaatataaaaaatggacTAAACCGCACTT CTCTAAAAGCGCCACCACCGTGTCAATGAGCACCGCTGAACGCTCAATCCGCGCCGAGCCCTATCACCGCGTCAACAAATCGCCTGTTGGCATGCATAATACTGGA GTCCCTCTGGAAGACCTGATTCGCTCCGCCGGCCTTCTGATCCAGGCTCTGAACATGCGACGGTACTACATGGACATGTCCTGTCAGTCCATCTCATCGGAACTGCGGAG GTACCTCGCGGACCACCGGATCCCTCAGATAGAGAGACATAACTCCTCTTACTGGGCTACCGACGCACATAACGCACTCCTGAGGATTGGAT CTGACACTGTGGAACGATACCTTGAAATGACGGCAGTGGCGTCTGAAGGCATGCTACGACCTCTACCCAGCACTATTTTGACTCCCCATGTATCCAATATGCTAT TGCCAGTATCAGGAAGACCGAGAACGCTTACGCGAGAAATCACGACCACACAGTCTCTGGAGAGTGAAGACCTGCGAGAACCCTTTTTAGCAG GGGTACATTTGGACCCATGGGCGTGCCCTCAGCCACCAGACCGGAAGTACGTTTCCTGCTGGAAGAACGGCGTCGTTCACCTGTTCCGGTGCCAGGAGGACGCAGACAAAGATGAACGAGCCTTGCCCTTCGACTACGTGCCCTTCAAACAATACGTTGAGGATATGGACAGGCTAGGGGACATGATTGCTGATGGACCACT AAAGTCCTTCTGCTTCCGCCGGCTGAGCTACCTCTCCTCCAAGTTCAAGATGCACGTCCTCCTGAACGAGATACACGAACAGGCGCTGCAGAAAGCTGTGCCGCACAGAGATTTTTACAACGTCAG AAAAGTGGACACGCACATCCACGCCGCCTCCTGCATGAACCAGAAGCACCTCCTCCGCTTCATCAAGAGGACTCTCCGTCAGAACGCGAATGAGATCGTGGCTATACAGAACGGTGCGCCGGTCACCTTGAAGACCGTGTTTGAAAACATGAAGCTGGACGCGTACGATCTCAATGTGGATATCTTAGATGTCCACGCG GATCGCAATACATTCCACCGCTTCGACAGATTCAACGCGAAGTACAATCCTGTTGGCGAGAGCAGCCTCAGGGAGGTGTTCCTCAAGACGGACAATTATATGAATGGCACTTACTTTGCTAATATCATCAAG GAAGTGATAGCAGACCTagcagataataaatatacatatgtggAGCCGAGAATCTCGATCTACTGCAAGAACAAGAACGAGTGGACCAAGCTGGCGACCTGGGCCGTCCACAACAACGTGCACTCCCCGCACCTGAGGTGGCTGGTCCAGGTGCCGAGACTTTA TGATATCTACCGCATCAAGAAGCTCCTGAAGAATTTCCAAGAGTTCCTGAGTAACCTGTTTGACCCGCTGTTCGAAGTCTCCATCAACCCGACCTCTAACCctgatttacataaatttctCACG CAACTGATCGGCTTCGACAGCGTGGACGACGAGTCCAAACCAGAGAACCCCAACCTGATGGAGCACACGAAGCCTCCTGAGGAGTGGGACGATGAAGAAAACCCACCATATAACTACTACGTCTACTATATGTACGCGAACATGTCCGTGCTGAACAAACTGAGGAC CGAGCAAGGACTGAACACGTTCGTGTTCCGGCCACACTGTGGCGAGGCTGGGCCGGCCAACCACCTCAACGCTGGGTTCCTGCTGGCACAGAACATCTCCCACGGGTTAATGCTGCGAAAG acgCCCGCGCAGCAGTACCTCTACTATCTCTCCCAAATATTCATCGCGATGTCCCCTCTGAGCAACAACTCGCTGTTTCTGCGATACCACCGGAACCCGATGCCAGATTACTTTGCCAGAGGGCTGCCGGTCACCCTCAGTACTGACGACCCACTGCAGTTCCACTTCACAAAG GAGCCTCTGATGGAGGAGTACAGCATCGCTGCGCAGGCGTGGAAGCTGAGCCAGTGCGACATGTGCGAACTGGCGAGGAACTCCGTGCTGCAGTCAGGGTTTCCTCATGAG ATGAAGCAGTACTGGCTGGGTGAAGAGTACATGCACGAAGGTCCGGCCGGCAACGACATCACGCGAACCAACGTGCCAAATGTGAGAATCGCATTCCGCTACGACACGCTCATCGATGAACTCGACACGCTGTTCCAGGCCAGAGAGGAGTGA
- the LOC128676958 gene encoding AMP deaminase 2-like isoform X2, producing MADKAQNSTKKERKTVHKEGQNSKEHKEYKKWTKPHFSKSATTVSMSTAERSIRAEPYHRVNKSPVGMHNTGVPLEDLIRSAGLLIQALNMRRYYMDMSCQSISSELRRYLADHRIPQIERHNSSYWATDAHNALLRIGLPVSGRPRTLTREITTTQSLESEDLREPFLAGVHLDPWACPQPPDRKYVSCWKNGVVHLFRCQEDADKDERALPFDYVPFKQYVEDMDRLGDMIADGPLKSFCFRRLSYLSSKFKMHVLLNEIHEQALQKAVPHRDFYNVRKVDTHIHAASCMNQKHLLRFIKRTLRQNANEIVAIQNGAPVTLKTVFENMKLDAYDLNVDILDVHADRNTFHRFDRFNAKYNPVGESSLREVFLKTDNYMNGTYFANIIKEVIADLADNKYTYVEPRISIYCKNKNEWTKLATWAVHNNVHSPHLRWLVQVPRLYDIYRIKKLLKNFQEFLSNLFDPLFEVSINPTSNPDLHKFLTQLIGFDSVDDESKPENPNLMEHTKPPEEWDDEENPPYNYYVYYMYANMSVLNKLRTEQGLNTFVFRPHCGEAGPANHLNAGFLLAQNISHGLMLRKTPAQQYLYYLSQIFIAMSPLSNNSLFLRYHRNPMPDYFARGLPVTLSTDDPLQFHFTKEPLMEEYSIAAQAWKLSQCDMCELARNSVLQSGFPHEMKQYWLGEEYMHEGPAGNDITRTNVPNVRIAFRYDTLIDELDTLFQAREE from the exons ATGGCGGACAAAGCGCAAAATAGCACaaaaaaagaaaggaaaaCTGTACACAAGGAAGGTCAGAATAGTAAAGAacataaagaatataaaaaatggacTAAACCGCACTT CTCTAAAAGCGCCACCACCGTGTCAATGAGCACCGCTGAACGCTCAATCCGCGCCGAGCCCTATCACCGCGTCAACAAATCGCCTGTTGGCATGCATAATACTGGA GTCCCTCTGGAAGACCTGATTCGCTCCGCCGGCCTTCTGATCCAGGCTCTGAACATGCGACGGTACTACATGGACATGTCCTGTCAGTCCATCTCATCGGAACTGCGGAG GTACCTCGCGGACCACCGGATCCCTCAGATAGAGAGACATAACTCCTCTTACTGGGCTACCGACGCACATAACGCACTCCTGAGGATTGGAT TGCCAGTATCAGGAAGACCGAGAACGCTTACGCGAGAAATCACGACCACACAGTCTCTGGAGAGTGAAGACCTGCGAGAACCCTTTTTAGCAG GGGTACATTTGGACCCATGGGCGTGCCCTCAGCCACCAGACCGGAAGTACGTTTCCTGCTGGAAGAACGGCGTCGTTCACCTGTTCCGGTGCCAGGAGGACGCAGACAAAGATGAACGAGCCTTGCCCTTCGACTACGTGCCCTTCAAACAATACGTTGAGGATATGGACAGGCTAGGGGACATGATTGCTGATGGACCACT AAAGTCCTTCTGCTTCCGCCGGCTGAGCTACCTCTCCTCCAAGTTCAAGATGCACGTCCTCCTGAACGAGATACACGAACAGGCGCTGCAGAAAGCTGTGCCGCACAGAGATTTTTACAACGTCAG AAAAGTGGACACGCACATCCACGCCGCCTCCTGCATGAACCAGAAGCACCTCCTCCGCTTCATCAAGAGGACTCTCCGTCAGAACGCGAATGAGATCGTGGCTATACAGAACGGTGCGCCGGTCACCTTGAAGACCGTGTTTGAAAACATGAAGCTGGACGCGTACGATCTCAATGTGGATATCTTAGATGTCCACGCG GATCGCAATACATTCCACCGCTTCGACAGATTCAACGCGAAGTACAATCCTGTTGGCGAGAGCAGCCTCAGGGAGGTGTTCCTCAAGACGGACAATTATATGAATGGCACTTACTTTGCTAATATCATCAAG GAAGTGATAGCAGACCTagcagataataaatatacatatgtggAGCCGAGAATCTCGATCTACTGCAAGAACAAGAACGAGTGGACCAAGCTGGCGACCTGGGCCGTCCACAACAACGTGCACTCCCCGCACCTGAGGTGGCTGGTCCAGGTGCCGAGACTTTA TGATATCTACCGCATCAAGAAGCTCCTGAAGAATTTCCAAGAGTTCCTGAGTAACCTGTTTGACCCGCTGTTCGAAGTCTCCATCAACCCGACCTCTAACCctgatttacataaatttctCACG CAACTGATCGGCTTCGACAGCGTGGACGACGAGTCCAAACCAGAGAACCCCAACCTGATGGAGCACACGAAGCCTCCTGAGGAGTGGGACGATGAAGAAAACCCACCATATAACTACTACGTCTACTATATGTACGCGAACATGTCCGTGCTGAACAAACTGAGGAC CGAGCAAGGACTGAACACGTTCGTGTTCCGGCCACACTGTGGCGAGGCTGGGCCGGCCAACCACCTCAACGCTGGGTTCCTGCTGGCACAGAACATCTCCCACGGGTTAATGCTGCGAAAG acgCCCGCGCAGCAGTACCTCTACTATCTCTCCCAAATATTCATCGCGATGTCCCCTCTGAGCAACAACTCGCTGTTTCTGCGATACCACCGGAACCCGATGCCAGATTACTTTGCCAGAGGGCTGCCGGTCACCCTCAGTACTGACGACCCACTGCAGTTCCACTTCACAAAG GAGCCTCTGATGGAGGAGTACAGCATCGCTGCGCAGGCGTGGAAGCTGAGCCAGTGCGACATGTGCGAACTGGCGAGGAACTCCGTGCTGCAGTCAGGGTTTCCTCATGAG ATGAAGCAGTACTGGCTGGGTGAAGAGTACATGCACGAAGGTCCGGCCGGCAACGACATCACGCGAACCAACGTGCCAAATGTGAGAATCGCATTCCGCTACGACACGCTCATCGATGAACTCGACACGCTGTTCCAGGCCAGAGAGGAGTGA
- the LOC128676958 gene encoding AMP deaminase 2-like isoform X3, with protein MTAVASEGMLRPLPSTILTPHVSNMLLPVSGRPRTLTREITTTQSLESEDLREPFLAGVHLDPWACPQPPDRKYVSCWKNGVVHLFRCQEDADKDERALPFDYVPFKQYVEDMDRLGDMIADGPLKSFCFRRLSYLSSKFKMHVLLNEIHEQALQKAVPHRDFYNVRKVDTHIHAASCMNQKHLLRFIKRTLRQNANEIVAIQNGAPVTLKTVFENMKLDAYDLNVDILDVHADRNTFHRFDRFNAKYNPVGESSLREVFLKTDNYMNGTYFANIIKEVIADLADNKYTYVEPRISIYCKNKNEWTKLATWAVHNNVHSPHLRWLVQVPRLYDIYRIKKLLKNFQEFLSNLFDPLFEVSINPTSNPDLHKFLTQLIGFDSVDDESKPENPNLMEHTKPPEEWDDEENPPYNYYVYYMYANMSVLNKLRTEQGLNTFVFRPHCGEAGPANHLNAGFLLAQNISHGLMLRKTPAQQYLYYLSQIFIAMSPLSNNSLFLRYHRNPMPDYFARGLPVTLSTDDPLQFHFTKEPLMEEYSIAAQAWKLSQCDMCELARNSVLQSGFPHEMKQYWLGEEYMHEGPAGNDITRTNVPNVRIAFRYDTLIDELDTLFQAREE; from the exons ATGACGGCAGTGGCGTCTGAAGGCATGCTACGACCTCTACCCAGCACTATTTTGACTCCCCATGTATCCAATATGCTAT TGCCAGTATCAGGAAGACCGAGAACGCTTACGCGAGAAATCACGACCACACAGTCTCTGGAGAGTGAAGACCTGCGAGAACCCTTTTTAGCAG GGGTACATTTGGACCCATGGGCGTGCCCTCAGCCACCAGACCGGAAGTACGTTTCCTGCTGGAAGAACGGCGTCGTTCACCTGTTCCGGTGCCAGGAGGACGCAGACAAAGATGAACGAGCCTTGCCCTTCGACTACGTGCCCTTCAAACAATACGTTGAGGATATGGACAGGCTAGGGGACATGATTGCTGATGGACCACT AAAGTCCTTCTGCTTCCGCCGGCTGAGCTACCTCTCCTCCAAGTTCAAGATGCACGTCCTCCTGAACGAGATACACGAACAGGCGCTGCAGAAAGCTGTGCCGCACAGAGATTTTTACAACGTCAG AAAAGTGGACACGCACATCCACGCCGCCTCCTGCATGAACCAGAAGCACCTCCTCCGCTTCATCAAGAGGACTCTCCGTCAGAACGCGAATGAGATCGTGGCTATACAGAACGGTGCGCCGGTCACCTTGAAGACCGTGTTTGAAAACATGAAGCTGGACGCGTACGATCTCAATGTGGATATCTTAGATGTCCACGCG GATCGCAATACATTCCACCGCTTCGACAGATTCAACGCGAAGTACAATCCTGTTGGCGAGAGCAGCCTCAGGGAGGTGTTCCTCAAGACGGACAATTATATGAATGGCACTTACTTTGCTAATATCATCAAG GAAGTGATAGCAGACCTagcagataataaatatacatatgtggAGCCGAGAATCTCGATCTACTGCAAGAACAAGAACGAGTGGACCAAGCTGGCGACCTGGGCCGTCCACAACAACGTGCACTCCCCGCACCTGAGGTGGCTGGTCCAGGTGCCGAGACTTTA TGATATCTACCGCATCAAGAAGCTCCTGAAGAATTTCCAAGAGTTCCTGAGTAACCTGTTTGACCCGCTGTTCGAAGTCTCCATCAACCCGACCTCTAACCctgatttacataaatttctCACG CAACTGATCGGCTTCGACAGCGTGGACGACGAGTCCAAACCAGAGAACCCCAACCTGATGGAGCACACGAAGCCTCCTGAGGAGTGGGACGATGAAGAAAACCCACCATATAACTACTACGTCTACTATATGTACGCGAACATGTCCGTGCTGAACAAACTGAGGAC CGAGCAAGGACTGAACACGTTCGTGTTCCGGCCACACTGTGGCGAGGCTGGGCCGGCCAACCACCTCAACGCTGGGTTCCTGCTGGCACAGAACATCTCCCACGGGTTAATGCTGCGAAAG acgCCCGCGCAGCAGTACCTCTACTATCTCTCCCAAATATTCATCGCGATGTCCCCTCTGAGCAACAACTCGCTGTTTCTGCGATACCACCGGAACCCGATGCCAGATTACTTTGCCAGAGGGCTGCCGGTCACCCTCAGTACTGACGACCCACTGCAGTTCCACTTCACAAAG GAGCCTCTGATGGAGGAGTACAGCATCGCTGCGCAGGCGTGGAAGCTGAGCCAGTGCGACATGTGCGAACTGGCGAGGAACTCCGTGCTGCAGTCAGGGTTTCCTCATGAG ATGAAGCAGTACTGGCTGGGTGAAGAGTACATGCACGAAGGTCCGGCCGGCAACGACATCACGCGAACCAACGTGCCAAATGTGAGAATCGCATTCCGCTACGACACGCTCATCGATGAACTCGACACGCTGTTCCAGGCCAGAGAGGAGTGA